Part of the uncultured Anaeromusa sp. genome is shown below.
CGATCCGGGAAATTGTAAATCATAATTGGCATGGTGGTGTTTTTCGCCAGTTCCGCGTAGTAACGGTACAACACTTCGTTCCCCAACTGGAAATAGTAGGGAGAAATGACGACTACCGCATCAGCGCCAGCCTGCTGCGCATAATTAGTCAGTTCAATGACTTCCGCCAAGATAGTGCCCCCTGTACCGATCAATACAGGAACTCGCTTATCCGTAACCTGCACGACCAAATCAATAAACTCTTTTTTCTCGTCCATCGTAAGCGCGAAAAATTCGCCAATGCTGCCCAAGAACAGTAGGCCGTTAATGCCTTCGTCAATCAGACGATTGATGTGCTGCGTATTGCCAGCCGCATCGATTTTCCCTTGCTTGTTAAACACCGTAATCACCGGAGTAATGGCTCCCTTGAACATAAAATCCCCTCCCTTTCCTCTACCTTTCGCTTTACGGCTGCCCTAAGAAAACGCCATTGCCGGCTGCTCCCGGCTGCCACTGAGCACGATCCGCAAATTTAACCCAGCCCTCTTCGCCAGTGCTTTTTTGCAAGCAAAACCACATTTCCTCGCCGCGATTCTCCACGCCCTTATAACCGGCCCACAAGCGGGCAATACCTAAATCGCCGTTAAAGGGCAGCGAAGAAATACCGGAACCGGGCAAGTAAATCAGGTTATTCTTAAACCAAGCATAAAAATAACCTTCCCCGGCGTAAAAAAGAATGTACGCGGTATCCCCCGGTTTAGGAAGCGCTTTCCCTTTATTAGCCGCCAAATTGGGAGCTATCGGCAGCTCACCTGTGATTTGAATGCGTCCGTTATTCGGAAACGAATGCACCTCAAAGCCAACGACCTTAGCCCCTTCGCCAGCCTCTAACGAAGCTACCTTTTCACTTTCCTCGTTGGCGCGCAAATGCAGCACCACCGGCGCTAACGGCTTCATATAAGCGCTGCCGGAAAATAAAATAGCCGGCGAATCGCCGATAATACGGTTATGCGTAATGACCACCGCTGGCGGCTCCACTACCGGCGCAGCCTCAACCGCACCGGTTGTCAGAAAAAAGCAGGCTGCCGCCAAAGCAAAAACTCTATGTATCCATTGCATATATAGTAACACTCCTTAGAAAATCCTTGTTTTATTCACAAGGTAGTCCCTTAGAAATTGTAGCAGATCAGCCTTGTTTAAGCTACCGCCGGGAGGCTATCCCATGCTATTTTCATTTTTCATCCACTCGCCAATATACTCTCGCAATCAACGACTCGGAGCGTTCCGCCACGCTGCCTCCCTGCGCCAACGCCGCTAAGCTCGCACGCAGCCGTGAGACCAGTTCCTCTTCCGACGCGCACAGCTCCTTAAAAAACGGCGTATACGCGCGAACCGCCTCGTCTAACGACAGTTCCCACTGCCAGTTTTCTTGCTGGTAGGTTACTTCCGGATAATAACCGGCGGCAAACAGCGTCGCCACGGTATAGGAAAGCGTTTTCCCCCAGGGCGCTTGGTAGGAATCTCCGAAAAACTGCCGCCCCAACTGCTCGCGGACGACATCGCGCCGCCGGGCAAAGGTTGTTAAAAAACACGCTTTGCGACTGGCGCGGCAAAGAGCCAACAGCGCATCCACATTGCTGATCCCCGGACACATCGAAGCAAAGGTCAGATCAAAAGCGCCTTGCCAGCCTTGCGCTTCCAAATCAACCGTTTCCCAAACCGCCTGTACAAAGTCGGTTTTTTCCAACAATCCTTCTTCCTCGGCACGATTCCTGGCATGGCGCAGCATATTGCCGGAGATATCCGTCCCTACCACGCTGGCGCCGAGTCTGGCAAACGCTAAGGCATACGCGCCCGGACCGCAGCCAACGTCAAGCACGGCAGCGCCAGCGCCCAATACGCCTTTCCCTTCCAAATAGGATAGGGTAGAACGCATCCGACTGCTGTCACTCTCCTTCCCCGCAAATTCCGCCGCCCGCAAATCCCAAACCTCTTGGGATTTTTTCCAATCCCCGTCTGTTTTCCACTCTTGCCGCAAAGTCTCTAGCTTCATTCTGCCACTCCTCCTCCAAATGCGTACTCTTGCAATACTTCCGCTCTGACGGGCAAAATCCTGCAGGAGAACGAAGTATTGAACGAGGAGTAGAGGGAGCAACTGGAGGGCTGCTATTCCATTCAGTCCGCTTGAGCCGCCAGCCGCCGCAAACAAGCGGTCAGCTCGCTTATCTCCTTCATCTTCTTTCCATACAGCAGCAGTTCTTTGGCCAAGCGCAGCACCAGCCGCTGCCCTGCCGCCTGCACCTGAGGATCTGTCAATTCTTTGAAATCAAAAGGCAAGCCGGCGTCGCATAAACGCCCTACCGAAGCGCAGGCGATAAAGCCAAGGGTATCGGCCAAACGTTCTTGCCTGTAAAAACGGTTGTAAGGACTTTGAAAGGGATTGCTCTCCCCGAAATGCCCCTCCCAAGCCGTTTGAAAAGAATCGCCAAATTCCTGATAAATCTCTTCTATTAAATCCAAAAGATATTCTTGATACTCCTTTTTTTCCGCTTCCGGCACCTCGTCTTTAACATACAAAGCGGCGTAACTTAAAATCAGACTGCTCAAAAGCCGCCCCAAATCAAAGGCCACTGGCCCGTAAGTAGCATATTCAGCATCAAAGACCTTAATTCCCCGCTCGTCCGCAAAAACATTAGATGTATGCAAATCCGAATGGATCAAACATTGCCGCTGCCAGGCATAGCGCTCCTGCAAGCGTTCCACCTCTCGTCGCACTGGCGACAAGGCGCAAAGCTCCGCCAGCGCCCCCCGAACAAGCGGATTGACCGCTTCCAGCGGCGGCGTCAGCATAGCGCTTTGAAAAAACAAATGATTCCAAAACGGCTTGGTTTGCCCATCAGCAAAGGTATTTTGCATCTGCTGCTTTTCTTCCAAACCAAGAAAAAACTCAGATGTATAAAACGACGTTTTTCCCAGGAATTTCCCTAGCTGCTTGCCAACTTCCGGAAAACGCCTGCGTTCTAGAATACTCTCGCTCAACAAACAAAGCCGCCCCAAATCTTCCATTACTAGTAATTTTTGCGCATCATCCCAATGATAAATTTGCGGCGTCGTCCCCGGGCAAAGACGCTCCCAAAAGCGCAGCGCATGCACTTCCACAGCCATGCGCGTTAACGGCAATTCATAAAATTCCCCGTGGGACGCCAATTGAACATGCGGCATCAGCTGCTTAAGGATCAGCGAGCGGCCGTCCGACGTTGCCACACGAGTAATTTCGTTTACATGCCCGTCTACGCTGCGGCTATCGCCAGCCAGACGCTTACACGTCAAAGGACCGCTGCCGAAAAAGTCAGGCAGCGCCTGCCGTACGTATTCCGCCGCTTCCTCCGGGCTTAAGATCGCATAGGCTTCCATACTCCGCCTTCTCCCCGCAGTGTTCTCATCTACAGGATACGGCTAGCGATATTCTCTGTAAATACCGGTATAAACAAAGCCATAATACCGCCCTATTACTGAACAAGAATTCACTACTTTGAAGGCAAGCTTACTCTGTCCCGAAAATGACTTTCTCAGCGCCGCCTTAGCGCCGCATTTTACTTTTTAACCTGTTTAGACACGGCCGCCGTTCGGTAATGGCGAAGTTGATGTTTCAGCCAACGTTCGCTATCCGTCAAAATCGCAACCACGACTAAGCCGGTAAAAATCAACTGCGCCCAGTCTAGACCTCGATAAAACTGATTGATCAACAAGAAAACGACTCCTAATGAACAAACTAAGGTACAGGCTCTCATAGCATTCCCTCCATGTCTCTCCGCCAAGAAAACATAGTTTCCAAAAAGCAAAAAAGAAGCTTGATTTCTCAAGCTTCTTTGCTTTTCGCCTATGCAACGATTAATTTTAATTATAACTCTTTTTCGTAATCTTGTCTTGTTTTTTTCTTTTCCCTTAAACCATTTGCTTTTCATGGAAAGATTCCCATCTGAACATCTGCCTCTTGTTAACCTTGCCAAGCGGCTTTAGCGTACAGAAAACACCAACAAGACCGCGATCACGCCCAGCACCATGCCCGGCGCCGTCCGCTTGGCAATCTCAAAGGGATTGACCTTGGCAATGGTCGCACAGACAATCAAGCCGCCCGCTACTGGCGACATGGTGCGTCCCAAGGCGCCGGAAATGGTAGCCAGAGAACCCATGTCACTAATAGCCCAGCCAAATTGCGCCGCATGGGGAGTCACTGCACCGTTGAAGGCCAGCGCCGCTGCATCGCCGGAACCGCTTAGAATCGCTAAGAAGTACGGTCCAAAAGTCGCCGCATAAATAGCAATATCCTGGGAGGCTTTCATTTTCTCAATCATCGCACCGGTCAGACCAATAATCTGCATCCCCTGGGTGAACACAGCAGCCGCGATAATAATCCCCATAATATCTCCGTAAGAATCGCCCATACCTTTAAAAAAGCCTTTGGAAATTTCCTGGGGACTCTGGAAAGTAGCCAAAAATCCAAGCATAGCCCCGATAATCATAGCCTGCGGCACAGTTACTGTCGGAATCACGCCAAGCTGCTTGCTGCCCAATACCAGCAGCAGCAGCGGCAGCGCCGGAATAATGGCTTTTAAGGGATTGACCTTGAAATCCTGCCCATCCCCCTGGAAAGCAGCGGCGCGCTCCGCGTCCGGTCCTTCCTTGCGCCAATACGCCACCATGGCCAACATCGGCGCGGCAATAGCCAGCACCACCAGCACCGCCGGCGCGTGGTTGGCAATGACCGTCATGACGTCCACCTGGGCCAGCTTCGCCACAAAGGGATTGTGGCTGAGACCCGGGCTCATGGTACTGCCGAAAGTCCCCGACATAACACAAGCCGCAGCCATAGCCGGATGCACGCCGGAGCGAATCAGCGTGGGAATGAGCACCGCCCCTACCGCAGCGGCGCAGCCAGCCGTACTAGGCAGGGCGATGTTCAGCACCCAGGTCACCACCACGGCGCCAGGCACCAAGATCGGCTTCACCCGTTTGAGCCCCCCCGCCAGCAAATGCACCAAATTCTTATCACAATTGGTTACGCTCATGACATAGGAAAAACCCATAACCGTACAAATCGTCGTCACCAGACCCTCATTCACCATGGCCTTGGCAAACGCGTCCATCGCCGCCAAGGGCTTCCCTGCCGCCGCCGCCATGGCTAAACCGCCTAAAAAGAGCACCAATCTTGTTTCATAGCGTTTCACAATAGCAACGAAAGTAAGCAAGACAATAATAGCTCCCACCCAAATCATCTACCAATTCGCCTCCTTAAAAAATGTTTTTTCTATACGCACATTTGCAACCACAGTACGTTATTCGCCACATTAAGGATATTTCCTTTTTTAATTTTTGCGCAATTTGAAATAAGTATACAAAGTGCTAGATAATTGCTGTTTTTATAACGCCACTAAACAGAAAAAGACCGCTACGAGATCTTTTAGAAGAGAACGTCACACAGCGACGGCACGTGAAGTGCCTGACGGTACGTGATGTACCTAATGCCGGCAATGCCAAGGATGGCCTAATTGCCGGTCTCCTCTGAAAGTCCATGGATGGCGTAGCATCCGGTCTCCAACAGGAAAGCAGAGAAAGGCCCGAGGAGTAAAGTGAGGGAACAATGAGGCTACGGTGGCCGTGATTGTACTTGAGACTTTTATTGGAGCAAGACGGTCCGTAGGACGCAAAAACAGGGTAAGGCGGATGACAGTTTCGCCTGTTTGAGCGCAGCGAGTTAAGAAACTGCCGCCTTACCCTGCTTTTGCGAGGCGCGCGCAAATCTTGTCTCAAATACAATCATGGCCGCCGTTTGCACAGAAGCTCCCAGCCCTTGATAATTCTAGGTTTTCCAGCCATAAAAACTTATAAATGCTGGCGTAAAGAAAAAGACCGTACTCCCAAAAAGGATACGGTCTTCTCTGTAGGTTCCTTTGTTCCGCCAGTACCAGCCTAGGCTTCACTAGCCGCCGGTTTATCGGCTTCAACTTCTTTCTTTTTCAGGTTATTCGGCATGAAAAGAGCGCCTACGGCCATAAAACAGAGCAAGGTCGCCAAAAACAGGAAAGCGTCTCGGTACGCCAGAATGCCTGCTTGGTGCAGCATTTCCTGGTACAGCTTACCCATCGCCATCGGCCCGGCTTCGTTTGGCGAAACGCCCAACTGCAGCAGCGCCTGTTTCGCCGACGCTAACGCTTGGTTATAGACCGGTTCTGCGGCGCTCAAATGCTGTACCAAATACGCTTGTTCCCGCTGCTGACTGTGAATCATTTCGTTCGTCACCAAGGCAATGCCCACGCTGCCCCCCAAGTTGCGCATGAGAGAAATAATCGCCGAGGCATTACTGCTCTGCGCTGGAGGAATGCGCGAAAATGCCAGCGTCGTCACCGGTATGAACAAAAAAGGCAAGCCAATGGTCTGCAGAATACGAACCATCACAAACATTTCATAATCGCTTTGGGGCGTCAAAAGGCTGGTAGCCCACATACCGCCCGCCATCGTCGCCATGCCAAAAGCTACAAGATATCGCGCCTGTACGCGGTTCACCAGTTTGCCCACCAGGGGCATGAGGAAAAATACTACAAGCCCGCCGGGGGATAAGAGCAAACCCGCCAAGGTGGCGTCGTAGCCGTAATAGGTCTGCACCAGCATGGGCAAAAGCGCCGTCCCGGAATACAAGGCAAAGCCCACAAAAAACATCATCACGCAGGGCAAGCCAAAGCTGGGCATGGAGAGTAATCGAAGTTCCACCACCGGCTTCTCCTGCTTCAAAAGCCACATGACGGCCAAGACCAACGCCACTGCCGAAATAACGGCAAACAGCAGAATAAAAGAACTGTCAAACCAGTCTTCCTGCTGCCCTTTATCTAGAACAATCTGCAGCGCTCCCAGGCCTAAGGCAATCAATCCTAAGCCGATATAGTCGATCGAGGGCACAATCTGCTTGCGCGCCGTCGGCGGGTCTTCTACCAGCATACGCACTAAAAAAGCCGCTAAAATACCCACAGGAACATTCATGAAAAAAATCCAGCGCCAATTGAACTGATCCGTAATATAGCCGCCCAGCACCGGACCGATGATTGGCGCCAGCACCGTAGTAACGCCGGTAATGGCAAAGGCCAGGCCCAGCTTCTCCGGCGGAAAGCTGTCCTTGATAATGGCTTGCTGCGCCGGCTGCAAGCCCCCTCCGGCCAACCCTTGCAACAACCGGCATACGATCAGCATGGACAGCGAAGTTGCAATGCCGCACAAAAACGATGCCGCCGTAAAACCAAGAATGCAGACAATGAAAAAATTCTTCCGCCCCATCAACGCCGAGAGCCAGCCGGATAAGGGCAATACAATGCCGTTCGCTACAAGATACGACGTTAAAATCCAGGTGCTCTCCTCGGAGCTCGCCCCCAAAGAACCGGCGATATACGCCAAAGCCACATTGGCAATGGTCGTATCCAGCACTTCCATAAACGCCGCCAAACTGACCACTACGGAAACCAGAAAAGGCCGTTCGGGACGATGCATGGCCGCTTCCATCTTAAAGAACCGTTCCTTCCGTAAATACCGTGGGCTCTACGGACATGCCGGGCCCCAGATGGATGGAGCTTTCCGGCTGCGCTTCCAAAACGATCTTGACCGGTACCCGCTGCACCACTTTTACAAAATTACCGGTGGCATTTTCCGCCGGAAACAAGGAAAAATGCGCGCCTGTTCCCGCCTGCAAGCTGTCCACGCGCCCTTTTAGCGTAACGCCGGGGTAAGCGTCAATGCGTATTTCCGCCGTCTGTCCCGGGTGCATGCGCTTAAGCTGGGTTTCCTTAAAATTGGCCACAACCCACAACTCCGTCCCAACTAAAGAGCCCAGTTGCTGCCCCGCCTGGACGTAGTTTCCCAGTTCCACGCTGCGTTTGGTAATCCGCCCGTCCACCGGAGCAATAATTTTCGTATTTGCTAAATCCTGCTCCGCTTGCGCCAGCTCCACTTCGGCCTGACGCACCTGCGCCGCCAGCTGCTCTGTTGTACTTTGAGCCGTAGCGATAACGCTGGGCGCCGTTGACGCCGAACGAGCGTCGGCTTGGCTTTTTTCCAGCGCCGCCCGTAAGGAGGCTTCCGTAGCTACCGCTTGATCCCACTGTTGCTGCGAGCAGGCGCCTTCGCGGAAAAGGCTTTCCATTCGCTGCCGGTCAGCCGCCGCTTTCTCCCAGTTCGCCTGTGCCGATGCCACCTGCGCCCGAGCCCCTTCTAAGCCAGACGGAGCGGAAATGGACGTCGTGGCCAGGCTGCTTTGCGCCGCACCAGCAGCCGCTTTGGCTGCCGACAAGGCCGCCGCCGCCCGATCCCGCTTAATCTGATAGTCCGCAGGATCGATTTCTACCAGCACATCGCCGGCTTTCACGACTTGATTATCTTTAATATGTACCGCTTTGACATAGCCCTGAACTTTGGGACTCAATGTCACGATCGTACCTTCAATAGCCGCATTGTCCGTCGTAACCTTGCCGTCCTGCCAGATATACCAGCCGCCGGCTAC
Proteins encoded:
- a CDS encoding class I SAM-dependent methyltransferase, which encodes MKLETLRQEWKTDGDWKKSQEVWDLRAAEFAGKESDSSRMRSTLSYLEGKGVLGAGAAVLDVGCGPGAYALAFARLGASVVGTDISGNMLRHARNRAEEEGLLEKTDFVQAVWETVDLEAQGWQGAFDLTFASMCPGISNVDALLALCRASRKACFLTTFARRRDVVREQLGRQFFGDSYQAPWGKTLSYTVATLFAAGYYPEVTYQQENWQWELSLDEAVRAYTPFFKELCASEEELVSRLRASLAALAQGGSVAERSESLIARVYWRVDEK
- a CDS encoding phosphotransferase; protein product: MEAYAILSPEEAAEYVRQALPDFFGSGPLTCKRLAGDSRSVDGHVNEITRVATSDGRSLILKQLMPHVQLASHGEFYELPLTRMAVEVHALRFWERLCPGTTPQIYHWDDAQKLLVMEDLGRLCLLSESILERRRFPEVGKQLGKFLGKTSFYTSEFFLGLEEKQQMQNTFADGQTKPFWNHLFFQSAMLTPPLEAVNPLVRGALAELCALSPVRREVERLQERYAWQRQCLIHSDLHTSNVFADERGIKVFDAEYATYGPVAFDLGRLLSSLILSYAALYVKDEVPEAEKKEYQEYLLDLIEEIYQEFGDSFQTAWEGHFGESNPFQSPYNRFYRQERLADTLGFIACASVGRLCDAGLPFDFKELTDPQVQAAGQRLVLRLAKELLLYGKKMKEISELTACLRRLAAQAD
- the dcuC gene encoding C4-dicarboxylate transporter DcuC; this translates as MIWVGAIIVLLTFVAIVKRYETRLVLFLGGLAMAAAAGKPLAAMDAFAKAMVNEGLVTTICTVMGFSYVMSVTNCDKNLVHLLAGGLKRVKPILVPGAVVVTWVLNIALPSTAGCAAAVGAVLIPTLIRSGVHPAMAAACVMSGTFGSTMSPGLSHNPFVAKLAQVDVMTVIANHAPAVLVVLAIAAPMLAMVAYWRKEGPDAERAAAFQGDGQDFKVNPLKAIIPALPLLLLVLGSKQLGVIPTVTVPQAMIIGAMLGFLATFQSPQEISKGFFKGMGDSYGDIMGIIIAAAVFTQGMQIIGLTGAMIEKMKASQDIAIYAATFGPYFLAILSGSGDAAALAFNGAVTPHAAQFGWAISDMGSLATISGALGRTMSPVAGGLIVCATIAKVNPFEIAKRTAPGMVLGVIAVLLVFSVR
- a CDS encoding DHA2 family efflux MFS transporter permease subunit, whose protein sequence is MEAAMHRPERPFLVSVVVSLAAFMEVLDTTIANVALAYIAGSLGASSEESTWILTSYLVANGIVLPLSGWLSALMGRKNFFIVCILGFTAASFLCGIATSLSMLIVCRLLQGLAGGGLQPAQQAIIKDSFPPEKLGLAFAITGVTTVLAPIIGPVLGGYITDQFNWRWIFFMNVPVGILAAFLVRMLVEDPPTARKQIVPSIDYIGLGLIALGLGALQIVLDKGQQEDWFDSSFILLFAVISAVALVLAVMWLLKQEKPVVELRLLSMPSFGLPCVMMFFVGFALYSGTALLPMLVQTYYGYDATLAGLLLSPGGLVVFFLMPLVGKLVNRVQARYLVAFGMATMAGGMWATSLLTPQSDYEMFVMVRILQTIGLPFLFIPVTTLAFSRIPPAQSSNASAIISLMRNLGGSVGIALVTNEMIHSQQREQAYLVQHLSAAEPVYNQALASAKQALLQLGVSPNEAGPMAMGKLYQEMLHQAGILAYRDAFLFLATLLCFMAVGALFMPNNLKKKEVEADKPAASEA
- a CDS encoding HlyD family secretion protein; translation: MKDKKKLFRIALLFLLAASVAGGWYIWQDGKVTTDNAAIEGTIVTLSPKVQGYVKAVHIKDNQVVKAGDVLVEIDPADYQIKRDRAAAALSAAKAAAGAAQSSLATTSISAPSGLEGARAQVASAQANWEKAAADRQRMESLFREGACSQQQWDQAVATEASLRAALEKSQADARSASTAPSVIATAQSTTEQLAAQVRQAEVELAQAEQDLANTKIIAPVDGRITKRSVELGNYVQAGQQLGSLVGTELWVVANFKETQLKRMHPGQTAEIRIDAYPGVTLKGRVDSLQAGTGAHFSLFPAENATGNFVKVVQRVPVKIVLEAQPESSIHLGPGMSVEPTVFTEGTVL